One Dictyoglomus thermophilum H-6-12 DNA window includes the following coding sequences:
- a CDS encoding (2Fe-2S) ferredoxin domain-containing protein: MTKKLTIEDLKKIKEKAQAELETRSAEGKDKIVVHMGTCGIAAGARETLLAILDEIEKRNLKNVIVTQAGCIGLCEYEPLISVEKVGGPKVLYKHVTPEKARKIIAQHIVNGQVVAEDVLSTE, from the coding sequence ATGACTAAGAAGCTTACCATTGAGGATCTCAAGAAAATTAAAGAAAAAGCTCAGGCTGAGCTTGAGACAAGGAGTGCTGAGGGGAAGGACAAAATAGTAGTACACATGGGTACATGTGGAATTGCGGCTGGAGCAAGAGAGACATTACTTGCAATTCTTGATGAGATAGAAAAAAGAAATTTGAAAAATGTTATAGTAACTCAAGCAGGATGTATTGGGCTTTGTGAGTATGAACCTTTAATATCTGTGGAAAAAGTAGGAGGTCCTAAGGTTTTGTATAAGCATGTTACTCCAGAGAAAGCAAGAAAAATTATTGCTCAACATATTGTTAATGGACAAGTTGTTGCTGAAGATGTTCTTTCTACAGAATAA
- the nuoF gene encoding NADH-quinone oxidoreductase subunit NuoF produces the protein MPERAHILICAGAACISAGEESFKSALERELKEAGIYDEVKVIETGCFGTCDLGPVMAIYPEGTFYIRLKPQDAKDIVHEHLLKGRVVERLLVKEPELKKSIPTIDELPFFKNQVRIALRNVGFIDPLNIEEYIARDGYSALAKVLTEMTPEEVIEEVKKSGLRGRGGAGFPTGLKWELGKKAKGEEKYIVCNADEGDPGAFMDRSIMEGDPHSVIEGMLIGGYAIGAKKGFVYIRAEYPLAIKRLTAALEQAREYGLLGENILGTNFSFDIEIRIGAGAFVCGEETALIASIEGKRGMPRPRPPFPVNSGLWGKPTVINNVETWANIPPIILNGSEWFSKFGTEKSKGTKVFALAGKINMTGLIEVPMGITLREVVYDIGGGIPGGKKFKAVQIGGPAGGCIPAEYLDTPIDYESITALGAIMGSGGLIVMDEDNCMVDVAKFFLSFTQDESCGKCVPCRVGTKRMLEILDKITKGEGTEEDLVELEQLAYTVRNTSLCGLGKGAPNPVLTTLKYFRDEYLAHIRDKKCPAKVCTALIHYEVIREECRKCSICFRNCPVGAIYKDEDGTYVIDQSKCTKCGICFQVCPFKVIKKE, from the coding sequence ATGCCAGAAAGAGCACACATCTTAATATGCGCAGGAGCAGCATGTATTTCAGCAGGAGAAGAAAGTTTCAAATCCGCCCTTGAGAGAGAGCTTAAAGAGGCAGGAATTTATGACGAGGTAAAGGTAATTGAGACAGGTTGTTTTGGAACCTGTGACTTAGGCCCTGTTATGGCTATTTATCCTGAAGGTACTTTTTATATTCGCTTGAAACCACAGGATGCTAAAGACATTGTGCACGAACATCTCCTTAAAGGTAGAGTAGTAGAAAGACTTCTTGTTAAGGAACCAGAACTAAAGAAATCAATTCCTACTATTGATGAATTACCATTCTTTAAGAATCAGGTAAGAATAGCACTAAGGAATGTGGGTTTTATCGATCCGTTAAATATTGAAGAGTACATTGCAAGAGATGGTTACTCCGCGCTTGCAAAAGTTCTTACGGAGATGACACCTGAGGAAGTAATAGAAGAGGTAAAAAAATCTGGTCTTAGAGGTAGAGGTGGAGCAGGTTTTCCAACAGGTTTAAAGTGGGAGCTTGGAAAAAAAGCAAAAGGGGAAGAAAAGTATATTGTTTGTAATGCAGATGAAGGAGATCCTGGAGCCTTCATGGACAGAAGTATTATGGAGGGGGATCCTCATTCGGTAATTGAGGGAATGCTAATTGGAGGATATGCTATTGGAGCTAAAAAGGGTTTTGTTTATATAAGAGCAGAGTATCCTCTTGCCATTAAAAGACTTACAGCAGCATTGGAACAAGCAAGAGAATATGGACTTTTAGGTGAAAATATTCTTGGAACTAATTTTTCTTTTGATATTGAGATAAGAATAGGAGCAGGAGCATTTGTATGTGGTGAAGAGACCGCACTAATTGCCTCTATTGAAGGTAAAAGAGGAATGCCAAGGCCAAGACCTCCTTTTCCCGTTAACTCAGGGCTTTGGGGTAAGCCTACAGTGATAAACAATGTGGAGACTTGGGCAAATATCCCTCCAATAATTTTGAATGGCTCAGAGTGGTTTAGTAAATTTGGAACCGAAAAGAGTAAGGGTACAAAAGTCTTTGCCCTTGCTGGGAAAATCAACATGACTGGTCTTATCGAAGTTCCTATGGGTATCACTTTAAGAGAGGTTGTATATGATATTGGAGGAGGAATTCCTGGGGGCAAGAAATTTAAAGCAGTACAAATAGGAGGTCCAGCAGGAGGCTGTATTCCAGCGGAATATCTTGATACTCCCATTGACTATGAATCTATTACTGCTCTTGGGGCTATAATGGGTTCGGGTGGTCTTATTGTAATGGACGAGGACAATTGTATGGTAGATGTGGCTAAGTTCTTCTTGTCCTTCACCCAGGATGAGTCTTGTGGAAAGTGTGTACCTTGTAGGGTAGGTACAAAAAGGATGTTGGAGATTCTTGACAAGATTACTAAAGGTGAAGGGACAGAAGAGGATCTTGTAGAATTAGAACAGCTTGCATATACTGTTAGAAATACATCTTTGTGTGGTCTTGGTAAAGGAGCACCAAATCCTGTGCTTACTACTCTCAAATACTTCAGAGATGAATATTTAGCTCATATTAGGGATAAAAAATGTCCTGCTAAAGTATGCACTGCGTTAATACATTACGAAGTAATAAGAGAAGAGTGTAGAAAGTGTTCTATTTGTTTTAGAAATTGTCCTGTTGGAGCAATCTATAAAGATGAAGATGGGACTTACGTAATAGATCAATCTAAATGTACAAAGTGTGGAATCTGTTTCCAGGTATGTCCTTTCAAAGTTATTAAGAAAGAATAA
- a CDS encoding cupin domain-containing protein — translation MEKVNEKEKEFRFGDWGPKYLMRGPKLEWGIVKIIPGKELGAHYHKEVEEIFYVLSGKAEMVVDDKILELNVGDAVRIEPGEEHNIINSSEDFLAVFIKVPYIPEDKYTR, via the coding sequence ATGGAAAAAGTTAATGAGAAGGAAAAAGAATTTAGGTTTGGAGATTGGGGACCTAAGTATTTGATGAGAGGTCCTAAGCTTGAATGGGGAATTGTAAAGATTATCCCTGGTAAGGAATTGGGAGCTCATTATCATAAAGAGGTAGAGGAAATTTTTTATGTCCTTTCAGGAAAAGCAGAGATGGTAGTTGACGATAAAATATTGGAATTAAATGTAGGAGATGCGGTAAGAATAGAACCAGGAGAAGAGCATAATATTATAAACTCTTCCGAGGATTTTTTAGCGGTCTTTATCAAGGTCCCTTACATTCCAGAAGATAAATATACAAGGTAG
- the xylB gene encoding xylulokinase: protein MNNLLLGVDIGTSGTKALLIDDDGKVIGSSTVEYPLYTPFPSWSEQEPEDWWRATKEAILNVISKTGVSPKLIKGIGLSGQMHGSVFLDAKGNVIRRAILWNDQRTAKQCDEIVERVGGVKRLLELTLNLALTGFTAPKILWLRENEPENYSKVHKVLLPKDYVRFRLTGEYASDVSDSSGTLLFDVKNRRWSKEMLNLLEIPEEWMPKVYESPEITGTLLPNVAEELGLPSGIPVVGGGGDNASQAVGSGIVKSGILFVSLGTSGVIFAHLDTPEGDPEGRLHTFCHAVPGKWHTMGVMLSAGGSFRWFRDSFGDVEIELSKWTGRDPYEFLTMEAENVPPGSEGLIFLPYLTGERTPHADPLAKGVFAGISLRHKKPYFVRAVLEGVAFGLRDSLELMKNLGIEMKEIRAIAGGARSKLWRQILADVFNTPITTINVTEGAAYGAALLAGVGVGIYKNVEEACDRVVKVMSLEEPNPERAKMYEEMYGLYRELYPLLKDYYRKLSNFVEKYYSNNKK, encoded by the coding sequence GTGAATAATTTGCTTTTAGGAGTTGATATTGGTACATCTGGCACTAAAGCTTTACTTATTGATGATGATGGAAAGGTAATTGGAAGTTCCACAGTGGAGTATCCTCTTTATACTCCTTTTCCTTCCTGGTCAGAACAAGAGCCAGAGGATTGGTGGAGGGCAACAAAAGAAGCAATACTTAATGTAATAAGCAAAACAGGTGTTTCTCCTAAATTGATTAAGGGTATAGGACTGTCTGGACAGATGCATGGTTCGGTGTTTTTAGATGCAAAAGGAAACGTGATAAGAAGAGCAATATTATGGAATGATCAAAGAACAGCTAAACAATGCGATGAGATTGTGGAGAGAGTTGGAGGAGTAAAGAGACTTTTAGAACTAACATTAAATCTTGCTCTTACTGGATTTACAGCTCCGAAGATATTATGGCTTAGAGAGAATGAGCCAGAAAATTACTCCAAGGTCCATAAAGTATTACTTCCAAAGGACTATGTGAGATTCAGATTAACGGGAGAATATGCTTCGGATGTTTCTGACTCTTCTGGAACTTTGCTTTTTGATGTAAAGAATAGAAGATGGTCTAAAGAGATGTTGAATTTATTGGAGATTCCAGAGGAATGGATGCCTAAGGTTTATGAGTCTCCGGAAATTACTGGTACTTTATTACCTAATGTTGCTGAGGAATTAGGGCTTCCTTCTGGGATTCCTGTGGTTGGTGGTGGAGGTGACAATGCTTCTCAGGCTGTAGGTAGTGGTATTGTTAAGAGTGGTATTCTCTTTGTAAGTTTAGGAACCTCTGGGGTCATATTTGCTCATCTTGATACCCCTGAAGGAGATCCTGAGGGAAGGCTTCATACTTTTTGTCACGCTGTACCTGGTAAGTGGCATACTATGGGAGTGATGCTTTCTGCAGGTGGATCCTTTAGGTGGTTCAGAGATTCCTTTGGAGATGTAGAAATAGAACTTTCAAAGTGGACTGGGAGAGATCCTTATGAGTTTTTGACTATGGAAGCTGAAAATGTGCCTCCTGGTTCTGAAGGTTTAATTTTCCTTCCATATCTTACGGGTGAGAGAACTCCTCATGCGGATCCTCTTGCAAAAGGAGTATTTGCTGGTATTAGTTTAAGACATAAGAAGCCATATTTTGTAAGAGCAGTCCTTGAAGGAGTTGCTTTTGGACTGAGGGACTCTTTAGAGCTTATGAAAAATCTTGGAATAGAGATGAAAGAGATAAGAGCAATTGCTGGTGGAGCAAGAAGTAAGTTGTGGAGGCAAATTCTGGCAGATGTATTTAATACTCCTATAACTACTATAAATGTAACTGAGGGTGCTGCATATGGTGCTGCCCTTCTTGCAGGAGTGGGTGTGGGAATTTACAAGAATGTAGAAGAGGCTTGTGATAGAGTTGTTAAAGTTATGAGTTTAGAGGAGCCTAATCCAGAAAGAGCAAAAATGTATGAGGAGATGTATGGATTATATAGAGAGCTTTATCCTCTTTTGAAGGATTATTATAGGAAGCTCTCTAATTTTGTTGAAAAGTATTATTCGAACAATAAAAAATAG
- a CDS encoding methionine adenosyltransferase, with translation MRNIVVEKLNSLPVEEHGVELVERKGIGHPDSICDAIMDQISVNLSQEYIRRVGNILHHNIDKSLLVAGEVERKLGVGGEVKKPMLLVIGDRATFEVDGIRIPVEEIAIETAKEWFRKNLRFVDPEKHVKFQVELYPGSPELTDIFRRRKGLLPANDTSAAVGYAPLTSTEKIVLELERYLNSKEFKAIHPEVGEDIKIMAFRQKKNLQLTIAMPLIDRYVTSVKDYFEKKEVVKGIVEDFVRERAQNFESITIDINTLDDPERGMDGIYVSVLGTSAEDADSGQVGRGNRVNGVIALNRPMGTEAAAGKNPVSHVGKIYNILTHKIANEIYQNVPGIKEVYVWLCSQIGKPIDQPKIATAQLILENGVSIYDVAKPVEDIIDQELANIEKFCNELAEGKYSVW, from the coding sequence ATGAGAAACATTGTAGTAGAAAAACTAAATTCTTTGCCAGTAGAAGAACATGGTGTGGAGCTTGTGGAAAGAAAGGGTATAGGACATCCTGATTCTATCTGCGATGCTATTATGGATCAAATTTCTGTAAATTTATCGCAAGAATATATAAGGCGTGTAGGAAATATTCTACACCATAACATTGATAAAAGTTTACTTGTAGCAGGAGAGGTTGAGAGAAAGCTTGGTGTAGGTGGCGAAGTTAAAAAACCTATGCTTCTTGTTATAGGGGACAGAGCAACTTTTGAAGTAGACGGTATAAGAATTCCTGTCGAAGAAATAGCTATTGAGACAGCTAAGGAATGGTTTAGAAAGAATTTAAGGTTTGTTGATCCTGAAAAACATGTAAAATTCCAAGTTGAGCTCTATCCTGGCTCTCCAGAACTTACAGATATTTTTAGAAGAAGAAAGGGCTTGCTTCCTGCTAATGATACCTCGGCTGCAGTTGGATATGCTCCTTTGACATCTACTGAAAAAATAGTATTAGAACTTGAGAGATATTTAAATTCTAAAGAATTTAAAGCTATTCATCCAGAGGTAGGAGAAGACATAAAAATAATGGCATTTAGACAGAAGAAAAATTTGCAGCTAACTATAGCAATGCCTCTAATTGATAGGTATGTAACCAGTGTGAAGGATTATTTTGAGAAAAAAGAAGTTGTAAAAGGTATTGTTGAAGATTTTGTAAGAGAAAGGGCTCAGAATTTTGAGAGCATTACTATTGATATAAATACTTTAGATGATCCAGAGAGAGGTATGGATGGTATTTATGTAAGCGTGCTTGGGACTTCAGCAGAGGATGCAGATTCAGGGCAGGTAGGAAGAGGTAATAGAGTAAATGGGGTTATTGCTTTAAATAGACCTATGGGAACAGAGGCTGCTGCTGGGAAAAATCCTGTAAGCCATGTAGGAAAAATTTACAATATTCTTACTCATAAGATTGCCAATGAAATTTATCAAAATGTACCAGGTATTAAAGAGGTTTATGTATGGCTTTGTAGCCAAATTGGAAAACCTATTGATCAGCCTAAGATCGCTACAGCTCAGCTTATTTTAGAAAATGGAGTTTCTATCTATGATGTAGCAAAGCCAGTAGAAGATATAATTGATCAGGAATTGGCTAACATTGAGAAGTTCTGTAACGAGCTTGCTGAGGGGAAGTATTCCGTATGGTAG
- the lysS gene encoding lysine--tRNA ligase, with the protein MVEKVPHWADLAAEEILRLKGNKNVVATGITPSGPIHLGNLREILTGDALYRALKEKGSEVEFIYIADTFDPLRKVYPFLPESYAEHVGKPICEIPDPEGCHENYAEHFLEPFLDAIKVLGIEPKVIKAHESYKNGLYTEIIDLTLENNEKITEILNEIAGRNLEKNFVPLLPKCEKCGRLNTTSIISFDTSKHQVEYQCKCGHTGIADYSKGEAKLPWRLDWPGRWKIFGVTVEPFGKDHATTGGSYDTGKVITKEIFGYEPPYPFVYEWIYLKGKGAMSSSKGIAISINEILEILPPSWVRYLILRYKPDKHIDFDPVNGYILLAEDYERLERIYYRLEGTEEEWAELARVYELSQVKEVPKEPGPQVPLRHLITLAQISLGNSELLKEMLVRSGYEKELSKFDEILKRVEYVNNWLQKFAPSQVKFKLQEEVPEIVKSFSPKEKEFLKKLSEKIKERDWQGDELQNFIYTLAQEYEIEGKRAFQLIYLAFLNQTSGPRAGYFLVSLPKDFVVKRLEEAGTL; encoded by the coding sequence ATGGTAGAGAAGGTGCCTCATTGGGCTGATTTAGCTGCTGAGGAGATACTACGTCTTAAAGGTAATAAAAATGTAGTAGCAACAGGAATTACTCCCTCAGGTCCCATACATCTTGGGAACCTGAGGGAGATCCTTACTGGTGATGCTCTTTATAGAGCTCTTAAAGAAAAGGGTTCAGAGGTAGAATTTATTTATATAGCCGATACTTTTGATCCATTAAGAAAGGTATATCCATTTCTTCCTGAATCTTATGCAGAACATGTAGGAAAGCCTATATGCGAAATACCTGATCCTGAAGGTTGTCATGAAAACTATGCTGAACATTTTTTAGAGCCTTTCTTGGATGCTATTAAAGTACTGGGAATAGAACCAAAGGTAATAAAAGCTCACGAAAGCTATAAGAATGGACTGTACACAGAGATAATTGACTTGACTTTGGAAAATAATGAAAAAATAACGGAGATTCTTAATGAAATCGCAGGGAGAAATCTTGAAAAGAATTTTGTTCCTCTTCTTCCCAAATGTGAAAAATGTGGTAGGTTGAATACTACAAGCATAATTTCTTTTGATACCAGTAAACATCAGGTAGAGTATCAGTGTAAGTGTGGCCATACTGGGATTGCCGATTACAGCAAGGGAGAAGCAAAGCTTCCCTGGAGACTTGATTGGCCTGGAAGATGGAAGATTTTTGGGGTTACAGTAGAGCCTTTTGGAAAGGATCATGCTACTACTGGTGGGTCTTATGATACAGGTAAAGTAATTACTAAGGAGATATTTGGCTATGAGCCTCCTTATCCATTTGTATATGAATGGATATATCTAAAAGGAAAGGGAGCAATGTCAAGTTCAAAGGGTATTGCGATTTCTATAAATGAGATATTAGAAATTCTTCCTCCCTCTTGGGTTAGGTATTTGATATTAAGATACAAACCAGACAAACACATAGATTTTGATCCAGTAAATGGCTATATTTTATTAGCAGAAGATTATGAAAGATTAGAAAGAATTTACTATCGTTTAGAGGGTACGGAAGAAGAATGGGCTGAGCTTGCAAGAGTCTATGAGTTATCACAGGTTAAGGAAGTACCTAAGGAACCTGGTCCTCAGGTACCCTTAAGACATCTAATCACATTGGCTCAAATTTCGCTAGGAAACAGCGAACTTCTAAAAGAAATGCTTGTGAGGAGTGGTTATGAGAAGGAACTCAGTAAATTTGATGAAATATTGAAGAGGGTAGAATATGTTAATAACTGGCTCCAAAAATTCGCACCGTCTCAAGTAAAATTTAAGCTTCAAGAAGAAGTTCCGGAGATTGTAAAAAGTTTTTCTCCTAAAGAAAAGGAGTTTTTGAAAAAATTGTCGGAAAAAATAAAAGAAAGAGATTGGCAAGGAGACGAACTTCAAAATTTTATTTATACTTTAGCTCAAGAATATGAAATAGAAGGAAAGAGAGCTTTTCAGTTAATATATTTGGCCTTCTTAAATCAAACATCAGGACCAAGGGCAGGTTATTTCTTAGTTTCCTTGCCCAAGGATTTTGTAGTAAAAAGGTTAGAAGAAGCAGGAACCTTATAA
- the pyrE gene encoding orotate phosphoribosyltransferase, with protein sequence MNWLEVFKEKGAFLEGHFLLSSGLHSPNYLQCALILQYPDLSEEIAKEIANKIPKDLKIDLVVGPALGGIIIAYELARALKVRGIFAEREEGKMKLRRGFTVKPGEKVMVCEDVVTTGGSALEVASLIKEYGGDVVAFSCIVDRSGGKPIFDKPLYSLIQLNLETYQPEECPLCKEGIPLVKPGSRNLK encoded by the coding sequence ATGAACTGGCTTGAAGTATTTAAAGAAAAAGGAGCTTTTTTAGAGGGACACTTCCTGCTTTCCTCTGGTCTTCATAGTCCTAACTATCTTCAATGTGCCCTTATTCTTCAATATCCTGATCTTTCTGAAGAAATAGCAAAAGAAATAGCAAATAAAATCCCTAAAGATCTAAAAATAGATCTAGTGGTAGGTCCTGCTTTAGGAGGGATAATTATCGCTTATGAGCTTGCAAGAGCTCTAAAAGTAAGAGGGATTTTTGCAGAAAGAGAAGAAGGAAAAATGAAGTTAAGAAGAGGATTTACAGTAAAACCTGGAGAAAAGGTTATGGTATGTGAAGATGTAGTAACCACAGGTGGATCTGCTTTAGAAGTGGCTAGTTTAATAAAAGAGTATGGGGGTGACGTGGTAGCCTTTTCTTGTATTGTAGATAGAAGTGGTGGTAAACCTATCTTTGATAAACCTTTATACTCTCTAATTCAATTAAACTTAGAAACTTACCAGCCTGAAGAATGTCCTCTATGTAAGGAGGGTATACCCTTAGTGAAACCAGGAAGCAGGAACCTTAAATAA
- a CDS encoding radical SAM protein: MLIPIDSLGIILTYKCSSRCRHCLYASGPEWNDFMNQEYLDSLLKEIKKVWKNYHPPRNKNILFHGIHFAGGEPFLNFPLLLHAVKRAKELDLYIGYVETNASWCINREDVHEKFYLLKSAGLSKIFISCSPFHTERIPLKRTLLAIEVALEVFGKENVIVYMEHFLPKIAKIDIENPIPLEKWIEIYGEKAAGYIFWEGYALIPGGRSGFHLGHLFPRYPAEVFREENCKFEILESQHAHFDLYGNYIPYFCGGVSLGKIEDLEEFYKNFDLEKLPFIKILVEEGPYGLSKYAQKLGFKESKDGYVGKCHLCVDVRKFLNDVFPYSQELNPKDFYRFLF, translated from the coding sequence ATGCTTATTCCTATCGACTCTTTAGGGATCATACTTACATATAAGTGTTCATCAAGATGCAGGCACTGCTTATATGCATCAGGGCCTGAATGGAATGATTTTATGAACCAAGAATACTTAGACTCATTACTAAAGGAAATTAAAAAAGTCTGGAAAAACTATCATCCTCCTCGTAATAAAAATATCTTATTTCACGGAATTCATTTTGCTGGAGGAGAACCATTCTTAAACTTTCCACTTCTTCTCCATGCAGTAAAGAGAGCAAAAGAACTTGACCTATACATTGGCTATGTGGAAACTAACGCTAGCTGGTGTATAAATAGAGAAGATGTACATGAAAAGTTCTATCTTTTAAAATCAGCAGGCCTTTCTAAAATATTTATTAGTTGTTCCCCCTTTCATACAGAAAGAATTCCTTTAAAAAGAACTCTTCTTGCCATTGAAGTTGCATTAGAAGTATTTGGGAAAGAAAACGTTATTGTTTATATGGAGCATTTTTTACCCAAAATTGCAAAAATAGATATAGAAAATCCTATACCCTTAGAAAAATGGATAGAGATTTATGGTGAAAAAGCGGCTGGCTATATCTTCTGGGAAGGCTATGCACTAATCCCTGGAGGAAGATCAGGCTTTCATTTAGGACATCTATTTCCTAGATACCCTGCAGAGGTTTTTAGGGAAGAAAATTGTAAGTTCGAGATTTTAGAGTCCCAACATGCCCATTTTGATTTATATGGAAATTATATTCCCTATTTTTGCGGAGGAGTTTCTTTGGGAAAAATTGAAGATTTAGAGGAATTTTATAAAAATTTTGATCTAGAAAAACTTCCCTTTATAAAGATTCTCGTAGAGGAAGGCCCTTATGGATTGTCAAAGTATGCTCAAAAATTAGGATTTAAGGAATCTAAAGATGGGTATGTAGGTAAATGTCATCTATGTGTAGATGTAAGAAAATTCTTGAATGATGTTTTTCCTTACTCTCAAGAATTAAATCCTAAAGACTTCTATCGTTTTTTGTTTTAA
- a CDS encoding cyclase family protein, with protein MKILWDKPIDVSLLIREDMLFWPNDPKFQREWVARISEGKNANLSKLILGSHTGTHIDAPYHFLDNGKTLEKIDIFRFYGFAKVFEIKNSVKILLQDIESLPIEEGDIVLFKTKNSSLLRENVFHEDYVGLSLEAAKYLVGKRVKTVGIDYLSIGPRGDEGREVHRTLLREEIGIIEGLDLLEVEEGKYFMIALPLKVKGGEGSPVRAILFPIEG; from the coding sequence ATGAAAATTCTTTGGGATAAACCTATAGATGTAAGTCTTTTAATTCGTGAAGATATGCTCTTTTGGCCTAACGATCCAAAGTTTCAAAGAGAATGGGTGGCAAGGATATCTGAAGGTAAGAATGCGAATCTTTCCAAATTAATTTTAGGATCTCATACAGGTACTCATATAGATGCACCCTATCATTTTCTCGATAATGGGAAAACTCTTGAAAAAATTGATATATTTAGATTCTATGGTTTTGCTAAGGTTTTTGAGATCAAAAATTCCGTTAAGATTCTTTTACAAGATATAGAGTCTCTGCCTATCGAAGAGGGGGATATTGTTCTTTTTAAAACTAAAAATTCTTCGCTCTTAAGAGAAAATGTCTTCCATGAGGATTACGTAGGTTTATCCTTAGAGGCTGCAAAATATTTGGTAGGTAAAAGGGTCAAAACTGTTGGAATAGATTATCTCTCCATAGGTCCAAGAGGAGATGAAGGAAGAGAGGTACATAGAACGCTCTTAAGGGAAGAAATAGGTATTATTGAGGGTTTAGATCTTTTAGAAGTAGAAGAGGGAAAATATTTTATGATAGCGCTTCCTTTAAAAGTGAAAGGGGGAGAAGGTTCTCCTGTAAGGGCGATTCTATTTCCTATAGAAGGATAG
- a CDS encoding glycosyltransferase family 4 protein, protein MKVAVVHDWIVNIGGAEKVLKAILEIFPDADVYTLVYLKNTVKKLGIESKIYPSFINGLPFAKEKYSYYLPLMPLAVEQFDLSQYDLVISSSHCVAKGILTKSYQIHVCYCHTPMRYIWDLYFSYLKDQKLEKGIKNIFVRLVFHYLRMWDVLSANRVDYFIANSQNVADRIKKIYRRDPVVIYPPVDVELFSPSDKKEDYFIVLSRLVPYKKVDLVVEVFNDLKLPLLVIGDGEDMQKIKKMARENIKILGWQEDSVVREYLSKAQALIFASEEDFGIVPVEAQACGTPVIAYKRGGAKETVIEGETGIFFEEQNGESLKEAVLRFLREKDSFKKEKLIENAKRFSKERFKIEFKSYIEGIIK, encoded by the coding sequence ATGAAAGTGGCGGTTGTTCATGACTGGATTGTTAATATTGGTGGGGCAGAAAAAGTTCTAAAGGCAATTTTAGAGATTTTTCCTGATGCCGATGTTTATACTCTTGTATACCTGAAGAATACAGTTAAAAAGTTAGGAATAGAAAGCAAAATTTATCCCTCATTCATTAATGGACTTCCTTTTGCAAAAGAAAAATACTCATATTATTTACCTTTGATGCCTCTTGCTGTAGAACAATTTGATTTATCCCAATATGATCTTGTTATATCTAGCAGTCATTGTGTAGCAAAGGGAATATTGACTAAATCTTACCAGATTCATGTGTGTTATTGCCATACACCTATGAGATATATTTGGGATCTTTATTTTTCATATTTAAAGGATCAGAAATTAGAAAAAGGTATTAAAAATATTTTTGTTCGATTAGTATTCCATTATTTAAGAATGTGGGATGTTTTAAGCGCTAATAGGGTAGACTATTTTATCGCAAATTCTCAAAATGTGGCAGATAGAATTAAAAAGATATACCGGAGAGACCCTGTAGTCATATATCCTCCAGTAGATGTTGAGCTTTTTAGTCCTTCGGATAAGAAGGAAGATTATTTTATTGTGCTTTCACGTCTTGTTCCTTACAAGAAGGTGGATTTAGTAGTAGAGGTTTTTAATGATTTAAAGCTTCCTCTTTTGGTGATTGGAGATGGAGAAGATATGCAAAAGATTAAGAAGATGGCAAGAGAAAATATAAAGATTTTGGGATGGCAGGAGGATAGTGTAGTAAGAGAATATCTGTCTAAGGCTCAGGCTTTAATTTTTGCTTCTGAGGAGGATTTTGGTATTGTACCTGTAGAGGCGCAGGCTTGTGGTACTCCTGTTATAGCTTATAAAAGGGGTGGTGCCAAGGAAACAGTAATTGAAGGAGAGACTGGCATATTTTTTGAAGAACAGAATGGGGAAAGTTTGAAAGAGGCTGTTTTGAGATTTTTAAGAGAGAAAGATAGTTTCAAAAAAGAGAAACTTATTGAGAATGCTAAAAGATTCTCTAAGGAACGTTTTAAGATCGAGTTTAAATCCTATATAGAAGGGATAATAAAGTGA